Proteins encoded in a region of the Hippocampus zosterae strain Florida chromosome 11, ASM2543408v3, whole genome shotgun sequence genome:
- the LOC127609977 gene encoding E3 SUMO-protein ligase ZBED1-like: protein MDRKRSEIWTHFNVIDNSKAACRLCKVKISHKSGSTNNLHRHIRKVHPSVQLREKRQAREPDVNEGASVSATVAAAPMSQQLPRSTTQRSMSHFIQTPIKPVKQTTIDEELGKMITSDFQPFSIVDDKGFRRYTHALNPMYAIPSRKTLSQRIIPGLYDRERAALQERVQKAIAVCLTTDCWTSRTTTSYMSVTCHFVENFKLVTCLLDCFEFSERHTSENLAEELLKVAKEWNVENKVVCCVSDNAANITKAIKSLKWTHHPCLAHTLNLVVRDALKVMKPTVDKVKGIVEFFHRSTTATQKLKSTQQQMGMPELKLKQECITRWNSTFHMLKRILESKDAVISTLAVINAPIDPLSQEEWEILQEACTVLEAFEQVTVEISADSYVTASKVLILCKGLQKVTAEHQTSVTTGKVKELVDALCASMDRKFHRMEWNTVLSETTILDPRFKKLAFTDNRAVDEALQRITAAAARASQTTPLPGCEEGEDGAEQQQEEPQASAVWRFFEERVTGSTTRQNPSSDAILEVRSYLEEPLFQRSADPLSWWEAKDSLYPRLTHVMTRRLCVVATSVPSERIFSKTGQMLTERRNRINPSKLRHLVFLNANLH, encoded by the exons atggatagaaaacgcagtgaaatttggactcatttcaatgttattgataattcaaaggcagcgtgtagactctgcaaagttaaaatatcccataaatcaggctccacaaataacctgcacaggcacataagaaaagtccacccatcagtacaattgcgagagaaaagacaagcaagggaaccagatgttaatgaaggtgctagtgtgtctgcaactgttgctgctgctccaatgtcaCAACAACTGCCTAGGAGTACAACCCAGAggtctatgagccactttatccaAACACCTATAAAACCCGTAAAACAGaccacaattgacgaggaactgggtaaaatgatcacaagtgattttcagccattttcaATCGTGGATGACAAAGGATTCAGAAGATATACTCATGCTCTCAATCCAATGTATGCAATTCCAAGCAGGAAAACACTTTCTCAAAGAATCATCCCAGGCCTCTACGACAGAGAACGTGCTGCACTCCAAGAACGGGTCCAAAAAGCCATCGCTGTTTGTCTAACAACCGACTGCTGGACATCCCGGACCACTACATCCTACATGTCAGTTACATGCCACTTTGTTGAAAATTTCAAACTGGTGACCTGTCTGCTGGATTGTTTTGAGTTCAGTGAAAGACACACTTCTGAGAACTTAGCAGAGGAGCTGCTCAAAGTGGCCAAAGAATGGAATGTGGAAAACAAAGTGGTTTGCTGTGTAAGCGACAATGCAGCTAACATCACCAAAGCAATTAAATCCCTGAAATGGACCCATCACCCATGTCTTGCACATACCCTTAACCTAGTTGTAAGAGATGCTCTGAAGGTGATGAAGCCCACTGTGGACAAAGTGAAGGGGATAGTGGAATTCTTCCACAGGAGCACAACAGCCACACAGAAGCTCAAATCTACCCAACAACAGATGGGCATGCCTGAGCTGAAGCTCAAGCAAGAGTGTATTACAAGATGGAACTCCACCTTTCACATGCTAAAACGGATCCTGGAGTCCAAGGATGCAGTCATCTCTACCCTGGCTGTGATAAATGCACCCATTGATCCTCTGAGCCAAGAGGAATGGGAGATACTGCAGGAGGCATGCACTGTTCTGGAGGCATTTGAGCAGGTCACTGTGGAGATCAGTGCAGACAG CTATGTTACAGCCTCTAAAGTGTTGATCCTGTGCAAGGGTCTTCAGAAAGTGACAGCTGAGCATCAGACCAGCGTAACCACAGGGAAAGTGAAAGAATTAGTGGATGCTCTCTGTGCATCCATGGACAGAAAATTCCACAGAATGGAATGGAACACTGTTCTGTCAGAAACCACCATTCTTGACCCAAGATTCAAGAAGCTGGCCTTCACTGACAATAGAGCGGTTGACGAAGCTCTTCAAAGaataactgcagcagcagcaagagccaGCCAGACAACTCCACTGCCAGGgtgcgaagagggagaagatggagcagagcaacaacaagaagagccacaagcatctgctgtttggagGTTCTTTGAAGAACGAGTAACTGGAAGCACTACAAGACAGAATCCTTCATCAGATGCAATTCTGGAAGTGAGATCTTATCTTGAGGAGCCCCTTTTCCAGAGAAGTGCAGACCCTTTGAGCTGGTGGGAGGCCAAGGACTCACTGTACCCACGTCTTACACATGTGATGACAcggaggctgtgtgttgtcgcaacatctgtgccctcagaaagaatcttttctaaaacagggcaaatgttaacagaaaggagaaacaggatcaacccctcaaagctgaggcacttggtttttcttaatgccaatcttcactaa
- the kcnk12 gene encoding potassium channel subfamily K member 12, translated as MMPGQRLQGCRSLHLNEDNGRFVLLALLIILYLLCGAAVFSAIERPSELRVHGRWNGTLRNFSETFNISLGELNSFLRQYEAAIAVGIRADALRPRWDFTGAFYFVGTVVSTIGFGMTTPVTVAGKVFLIFYGLLGCAATILFFNLFLERIITLLAVVMKAVRERRIRNSGLLPPGVQRDFSAFCLSGWKPSVYHVMLILGLSAITISCCASAMYTPVEGWTYLDSLYFCFVTFSTIGFGDFVSSQTVAYEYQGLYRVANFLFMLTGVCCIYSLFNVISIVIKQVLNWMLEKMSCLFCQRCNKASTFLGRRNAIRPGSKGRHPPYMEGPCDSDTEGRRMSGEMISMKDLAASNKVSLAIMQKQLSESANGYPRTVCGTSRHNGFSGGVGALGIMNNRLAETSNSR; from the exons ATGATGCCTGGCCAGCGTCTGCAAGGCTGCCGCTCCCTGCACTTGAACGAGGACAACGGCCGCTTCGTGCTGCTCGCGCTCCTCATCATCCTTTACTTGCTGTGCGGCGCTGCGGTCTTCTCGGCCATCGAGCGGCCCTCCGAGCTGCGCGTTCACGGCCGCTGGAACGGGACGCTCCGCAACTTCAGCGAGACCTTCAACATCAGCCTGGGGGAGCTTAATTCTTTCCTGCGGCAGTACGAAGCGGCCATCGCCGTTGGGATCAGAGCTGATGCTCTCAGACCACGATGGGATTTTACAGGGGCTTTTTACTTTGTTGGAACTGTGGTGTCAACAATAG GTTTTGGAATGACAACACCTGTGACAGTTGCAGGCAAAGTGTTCTTGATCTTCTACGGGCTCCTGGGCTGCGCTGCCACGATCCTCTTCTTTAATCTCTTTTTGGAGCGTATCATCACACTGCTCGCCGTTGTCATGAAAGCTGTGAGGGAAAGGCGGATCAGAAACAGCGGCCTCCTCCCACCGGGGGTTCAGCGGGACTTCTCGGCTTTCTGTCTCTCCGGGTGGAAACCCTCGGTTTACCATGTCATGCTGATTCTAGGCCTATCAGCGATTACCATCTCCTGCTGTGCTTCGGCAATGTATACCCCCGTGGAGGGCTGGACCTACTTAGATTCACTGTACTTCTGCTTCGTGACCTTCAGTACCATCGGCTTTGGGGACTTTGTTAGCAGTCAAACAGTAGCTTATGAATACCAAGGCCTCTACCGGGTGGCCAACTTCCTCTTCATGTTAACAGGAGTGTGCTGCATCTACTCGCTCTTCAATGTCATCTCCATTGTTATCAAGCAGGTGCTCAACTGGATGCTGGAGAAGATGAGCTGCTTGTTTTGCCAGCGTTGCAATAAGGCTAGCACCTTCCTGGGCAGACGTAATGCCATCCGGCCGGGTTCCAAGGGTCGCCATCCGCCATACATGGAAGGACCGTGTGACAGTGACACTGAGGGACGCAGAATGTCTGGGGAGATGATATCGATGAAAGACTTGGCTGCTTCCAACAAGGTATCGCTGGCCATCATGCAGAAGCAGCTTTCTGAGTCAGCCAACGGGTATCCCAGGACGGTGTGCGGCACCTCACGCCACAACGGTTTCTCTGGGGGAGTGGGTGCCTTGGGCATCATGAACAACAGACTGGCAGAAACCAGTAACTCCAGGTAG